The window cttgaaatgtattaattttttttaaataaatacaaacattttatcaGTGAAACTAGCTTCTTCACTGTCAACAgaccgaagaagaagaagaagaatacttTTTTGACTTTTAACGCAACTTTATTTatggcacataaaaaaaatccttaaataaACCAATTTCAgataaactaataaaaaacaacaacaactaaacaaaaaactatttcattcACAATGGCCCGATCCACTATAATTATGCTAATACTCcgctgctgaagaagaagaagtagaagaagaagaagaagaagaagaagaagaagaagaagaagaagaagaagaagaagggcagCGAATCCGGTGTGTGTCCATATTTTTGCAACAGCCAATGGGCGTCTGGGATTCGTTGTTTGCGGAAGTTGCGGAGCCGCAGTCCACGCTGTGTAACCTGTTGACATGTTCTGCTATAACTGCTATATTCCGGCGCCAGTCACGTGCTTTTTCACGTTTAtttcattcacagaaatgttaCAACACGATTGGTAATCGACATCTCGATCCACCTATAGCCGGTGTGGTTTTAGACTTCTGCCGCCGACTTGTCTCTCCAAACGACCGCTCGTGTTATCTCTTCGTACCTCGTATTGAATCGGCCGGACCGGAGTCGGACGTCAGCCGACGGCTTTGTGGTCGCCCACATGAGCAGTGGGGCTGCCCGGGCCGCTGCGGGACAGGGTGCTGGGGGTCGACATGGAGCCACCGAAGAGGCTCCGCACCACTGCAGGCGACGCAGAGACGCCGAGTGGAGAGCGAGGGGAGGCGGGGAGCGCGGTGGATGTGGTGGGTTGATGGACCGACCCACTCACAAGACCACACGAACCCAAAGAACTCACAGCTGAGCGAGCAGGTTTAAACATCCAAGGAGTTGGTCAAAGGCTGACTCTAGATGTATGTAGACTCTGGCACTGTGTCATTGACTCCACCCTGAAACTACCGTTGGTTATTTTCTGTGTACATTTCAATACAATCAATGTGTTAAACATCTTGTCTCCATGATTTGAATTACATATGGTTGCCCATCAGTCGGTTGTGATGTGCAGACTAACTCTCCACACGTGTGTTTTCATCCGCAGAGTGTTGTCATGCCAGTGTACAACGCATCCTGTTGGCTGGATGAGTGTCTGCAGGCCATATCAGAGCAAGACTTCACCGGATCCATGGAGCTGTCAGTCTATGACGATGCGagcactgtgcgtgtgtgtgtgtgtgtgtgtagtttctCAAGTATAAATACCTTGGGTCTTGGGAGTATCATACTTGacgtgtgtttgtctctgttcgTCCCTCAGGATGACTCCAGGATAGTGGTGGAGGGTTGGAGGGAGAGGCTGGAGGCGAGGGGCATCTCAGTATTGATCTCTGGTCACAGCTCTGCCCAACCAAGAGGAGGTCAGTAGACTTCTCTGTGAGGCCACGTTCGTAGAACGGaagcatagacacacacacattcagtaatGAAAACCAGTTTTCCTATCAGCGAACTCCCCCAGAGAGAGTATCAGTGAGACCATGACAGTAAAATACACAACGCTGACCAATATGAATCATTTAGGGAGGTAAACACATTTCAGACCAGTGTGttcaacacagagagagagagagggtgaacaTGTTCAGCcaaatgttgtattttctttcttcttcactgtgAGGGAGACGTAACCTCTGTAGCATCAGCATCTGTGACTGAGTTAGCAAGGTtgcaaaaatgtgttcatttcaaaGAACTGTGATGTGAACAAAACTGGAGAAAAAGCCCATCAAAGGTTAGTTTTTTACATTGTTAACAAATCCCACTGGTTACgtcttagttttttcttttaaaactttgtGCCTCCTCTAcatgtagtatttttttttcttaaacaggTTCAGTAATGTACTAAAATGTACTAGATTTATTAGGCAACAATAATCTTTGACACCCTGCCTTGGATTAATAGTGATTATATTCAGCAGCAGGGTAATGTATGTaagtttgtatgtatgtaataaACAACAATGTTTCTCGGAGTAGGAAGGAAAATGTCACCCACTGCCACAGTGTGGCTCACTGATGtctctttccttttgttttaggACAACAGTGCAGCTCTGTGGCACAGAGGAACAGATACATCAAACCATTAGAAtcagtttattgttgtttttggtaTTTTCATGGGATTAATtgacaatcagaaaaaaatgcaataacacACCAGCCTTATCATTTGAGAAAGTTGGTTTTAGACTTTTTATTCCATCACAGCTGAGCGACTACATGTAGAGAATGAAAGCTGTGTGATTTTGACTCAGAACACAGGGGCAGATGTTAAGATCAGTCATATTTAAGTACGATCCTATTGAAAGCAGCATGACGGTCACTGTGATGGACGATCTGTCTCATGTATTTGACTGGCATgtcctttgtcttttgtctgacATTCTGTAAATGACAATATAGTATTGCCTATGTTGTTACGTTTAATGATTGAATATGATAAGTGCTTACACATGGAGTCATACAAAAGCAAGAGTATACAAACGCacataaacaaaaactgtttctgtctttcagtgGGATATGCAAAGAATAAGGCAATATCTCAGAGCTGTGGGAAATACTTGTGCTTTCAGGATgcggtaagtgtgtgtgtgtgtgtgtttgtgtgtttgtgtgtgtgtgtgtgtgtgtctttgtcaaaCGGGGCATGTTCTATTTCATTGTTCAGATGTCTTTcataacacatacagtagtCCTTCAAAAATAATTAGATCATGTTGGTTTGTCCAAATATACAGGCTGCACATAAATACATTCAGACCTCAGCGCCTCTGTGACTGTTTGGCACAGTTGTCAGAGCACATGATTAATGACCTGAGCGCAGGAGTTGATATACACTACGTCCTTTATGCGTGTGCAGATTCATATGAGTTCCTTTGACACGGTATTTTGTAGATGCTTGTCTAAAGGCTAATTGccaaaaattacaaatgaaagGCCACAAcatctgaccttttgacctctgTTTACTTCTGTTTTGAGTCAAACAGCTTGGTCAGAAACAATCAGCTTGGTCAGAAACAATCAGCTTCTTCTATTTACTTTCTTGTTTAGCTGCTCAACACTGCTCATATCCTCTCTTCCTCTAAAACCTTACATTTAAACGTCCACCTCTATCCCTCTATTTAAAggctcttttgtttctgtgcacgTCAACGCTCTTCCCTCCAGATAAAGTCTAGAAAagcatgttgtttttcataacAAATGGTGTAAGCTGAAGGGTATTACAGCTGTGttagtgttttttcccctcttcatgttcaatttttttcatattttataaatttggcatttttggGAATTATTGTAAATGGCTGCGGCTACTACTTCTTCTCTAAGACAACGGTTTTCGGAGCgacaacacacatacaataagatgttttttaaaaagcaaaaactgcTTAagctataatttttttttttttcctaggtGAGTACCATGTATTTGATCATGCTGAATTCTAACCATTCTGAACCTGTGGTTTATGTTTTAATTGATATTCTTTGTGCTCCAGGATGACGTTATGTTGCATCAGAGGGTTCGTCTGCAGTATGAGGTGTCTGTCCTCCACCCAAACTCTGTAAGTTCTCCCTCAAGTATTTGCTAACTCACTTCCTTCGCGCTCTGTTGTGCTTTGCCGTCAACCCCTTCTACCCTTCTTTTCCCCttacccccctctcctcttgcttttctctccctctcgaCATCCGGCCACTCCCTTCCTtcaaacactaaaaaaaaatactcaggCTGTTTTGCGTGCTTGAGCATTTGCGTGTGCGCTTCCATGCGGTTGGCATGCGGAGCAGTGTGAGTATCCGGTGTTGGCGCTCTCTGAGGCCTGCCAGGTCAGAGGTTAAAGgtcgtgtgtgtgagggaagtGAGGGAGACAGCATGGAGACAGCCGGCTTGCTGCCCTGCACAAACACCCTGCCCCTTTCTGTTATGGCTCTAATATTTACGGCTGTAAAATGTGGattgttttcaattttgtcacctctctcttcttcatgtAAGTCCCCCATTATTTCTCATGGGGGGTTTGGCTTGTACATGTCAAAAAGGGTACAACTGATTTAGCTTTACTTGCCAAATTTTACATTCTTATACATTTGTAGGGCAGCAATTAACAATTTATTAACCAATGACTTTTTTGACCCACAAAATGTTATACTAAAATGTTATACTAAAATATTTTGTGGAATAGCCATCATAGATTATCTGAGGCCAAGGTGTTGTTGTGTGAGGCAAACTGTATGAAACATGCCTTTATTCTGAAGAATTGCCCTCAGAAGCAGAGGCGATCTTTCTCTGGACACTTTAACAATAATCCAGGAAACATTACCTACTTCTATTTAAACACCTAAATGGTTGCAAACGTTGTCATTGGTTTTAGAACTAATAAAggtgcatgtgttttttcatgatGATAGCTGATTGGCTGCAGAGTTCAGAGGCTTCCAGAAGGATCTACAGAGCGATACACTCGCTGGATCAACACAATCTCTCAGGATCAGCTCGTGACACAGGTACAAGATTGCATCTGCGACACAGAATGTGCTTTTGGATTTGCACGCATGcgcacatgcgtgtgtgtgtgaggtcatgTGCCAGACAGTAACCAGGTCAGACAGAAACAGGATACGTACCTGTCACCCTCAGTTTCCATGGAAATGTGACAGTGGACTGGGCGGAGACCTCAGCGTCCCTCCTGACCTCTGTCCATCACATCCCACCAGAGGAAGCAGGCCACACTGCCAGCTGTCTGCTGACAGTGGGCGACAGTGGAAACTGTCGGcagtggaaaagacaaaaacgtACTGTGAGCTTACTGTGCAGACTGTTTTGCTTCCAACTGATCCTGCTGTAGACATTAAGCTTTACAGTGCTACTATGAAGCTTATCCTACCAGACTGTCATATAAAAGTAGTTGCAGATTAATATCACTACACAACACAATAGTATAGTTACTGTAAACAAAGACTCTGTACTTAACCAGACTGGATTTCATAAGAAATTGTTAATAATGGcacaaaacagagaaatgatTTCCCTCCAGAGAAGGTGGAGCTGGGTTTCACCTCCATGGcagatgatgaaatgaatgtattcaGGTTTGCTGTTATTAATCCTCACCTTTCCTCCTACTGTCTCTTCAAAACAAGtacaatgaaacaacaacacgcaTTGTAAGGAGGAAACAAGGGTGGGTCACCACGATCGAACGTTGCAGCCAGACTGTTGTTTATTCTTCACAGCAGgtgccatgtttttttcaaagtgggaaaaacacttgtttttttaataacattatCAGTGGCTCCGACAGTCTCCTTCTAACACATGACAGTATGACAGTGAGTCAGCATCCAAATCCTCAccaccctgaaactgaagcagctcagccatcattcattttattatttacacccatagactgtatataaaaatggaaaaagtcaCCGGAGAGTGAAGCCATTCtctgaaatgaccagcagagggcaactccactggttacaaaaagaagtcagtttctatagaagtctacgagaaaagGTACTTGATTTATATCGTCAGTAAACATtatcctgaggagtttatgatctcaatctagtttcaagtcttcttcaatacagcatgatgttcattttgtaaatgatgggtcaaatagacgataacgCATCATATACATTGGGACATGGACAAAACTAGTACTGTCCAGTAGGTGCAGGTCAAATGTGCAGGTGTCATGTATTTTGACCATGTAACAACAGAGATGTATGATTCCATTATCACCTAGTCAGACACAGAGTCCACTTCTAATGGCAAAAGTCATGATGACATTGTCCCTACATTGGAATAGTGTGGACTTATATAGTGTTTGGCTAGTAGTTATAAAATCTGTGAGTGACTGAAGATCTCTACATACCAGTTTTATAGCTAATAAGTCTTCTTCCACcacattaaaaagtaatttgaatCACTAAATTATAAGAGAGCCAGTGATTATAAAAATTAAACTGTTTATGTAGAGATGTATTaacaaaacacactgtcacTAAGGATACAAGACAACCTGGACTTACTCTTTCCaacacgcaagcacgcacgcacggtcTGCATAACTCCTTAGCAGACATTCCAGGATATTTATATGATATTAAGTTTCATGGAGCATGAGAATGAGCTCATACATTGATTTTGCAGGCTTTAACGCagctcctttcctcttccctcctatCCCTTCACTTTATCTGACTTTACTTTCAATTTCTAGGCAAAGAAACATTATCTAAGTGAGTTAAACCAGAGATTTACTCAGGGTGGTGGCTGCTTAACTTGATCCAGAGCtggacctctctctctctcgctctctctcgctctctcttactcactcaccctctctgtgtccacTGTTTTCCCAGAAGTCATTCCTATTCCTCTTATTTGTGCTCTTTGGCCACAGCTTACATCTGCAAAATGTTGCAATATTAcaaaagggagaagagaagtACGTAGgtggacactcacacacacacaaacgcaaaaaaTTATTCACTTGCTCACTAGATTCTCTCCAGCTGTTTGACTGGCTGAATCCAGATGTCTTTCCTAAATTTCTTCATCTGTGATGTATTTCAGTTATGCAGTAGTATTCTACTTCAGCCAAGAACAGATTCATGtccacatacaaacacatgtacacactcacacacacacacacacaaacagcatgtgAAAAACATTGACGTAGTGGCATGAAGAAACAGATCAACCTGGAATGGCCCTcagacacaaaatgtaaaaacactactgttgcaaaacacacaaacacacacacacacacacacagagagtgagggaagttggaagaagaggaggtgggggtcTGGAGAGGTAGGTGGGCAGCAGCGGAACGAATGAGTTGGGGGCTGCGCAtgtaaaatgagaaagaaatatgTAGGCTGTAATGCGGTCCTGGTGTATGACAAAGGTTTCCagtcagagagaagaggaaaggcaagaaaacaaagtcattaGGCAAAACTCATTTATGAGAGGATGGAAGTGTATATCCTTCCCCTGCACACTTCAGGAAGCACACACTTGTGTGGGACAGCACACGTGGCGGCGCTCAAACCTGCCGTGTTTGCAGGAGACGTTTAACTTGTCCACAGTCCTTCTCTACTTCTTCTCCATTTGGTTCTCGTTTGTTCTGTGAAACCAAAATGGGAAATTTCCCCAAACCATCAGTCAAATCTTGCTCTGGTTTTTCTGTTACGAGGTCGTGTTACCATCTGTTCTGTAACCACAACATGAAGGTCCTTTATTCTTAAAGGGATAAAGGCCCTttcctgaagtgtgtgtgtgtgtgtgtgtgtgtgtgtgtgtgtgtgtgtgtgtgtgtgtgtgtgtgtgtgtgtgtgtgtgtgtgtgtgtgtgtgtgtgtgtgtgtgtgtgtgtgtgtgtgtgtgtgtgtgtgtgtgtgtgtgtgtgtgtgtgtgtgtgtgtgtgtgtgtgtgtgtgtgtgtgtgtcgcgggGATAAATCTAATTACACATCCTTCTAACCCCTTGAAAGATTTGATTGTACTGTAGAAGCCAAATTCCTACttgttttgtatgtttgaattaaacatgaagatttattaatataaatatgattagTTAGTAAGTCAGTTAGGTAGTTAGTTCATTATCCCGAAAAGGGGAAATTCTTTTTCACAACACTGTACATCCATCTTCACACACAACAGGGCGATCAGTAAACATCATGgaacagcaacaataacagaCGAGGACGTCTCATGAACAACGAGCCTGGGTTAGCAGCGGGATGTCTTATTAAGTGCTATGGCTGCAGGTTATCTGCTTCTGCAGAAGCACCTTATGGATCTGAACCAATGCAATGTGGATATTATGGAGACATGGCACTTGAGTGGATGAGTGATGTCCTGTGATATTGAGGTCGCGCTGTGAGGGATGGCCTTAacattggttgttttttcaGTTGCAATGCTCATACTGTCGATTTTCTCACTTCCACAAGCTCAACAGTGCACTCCTCATTTAATTTAggataaatagatttttattctACTTCAGAccacttttttcaaaatcaacCTTGgttctctgctgtttgttcatCCTCTACTCTTTTGGATTATTTAAACTTCCTAAACTTAAAGtcgagtgggcgctctacccagacgtCACCCTTCgactgaatgttctggaaatgttcctgctgttgtgaacgcatctgactcagacaatctcctgctgcgtttttcaagtgaacggcaaactctggaaaatgtctggaccccATTGatgtggacattttctggagttcatgtctgaaaacagatcaAGTGTTTTGTGTTGAAATCTGAACTGTTTTGATGTCTCAGGTGTTCACGTCTCACGGCCCCACCGTTGTCATGCCGACATGGTTCTGCTCAAAGAACTGGTTCCTGAAGGTTGGACCATTTGACGAGGGAGGCAAGGTGAGATTTCACACCAGAACAGGTTTGTTGAGTGATTCAAAGTCGGCTGCTGTTCTCCATCCACAACTTCGCCCTCTACTTCCTCTGCCGCAGGGTGTCCCAGAGGATCTGCTCTTCTTCTACCAGAGTCTTCGTCGGGGAGGCGGGCTGTCCAGGGTCGATCAGTGCCTGCTGGTCTACCGTTACCACGAGAAGGCCGCCACACACTCTGTAACAGAGTCAGTCTCACCgcccaccccccatccccactcatacacacacagcatcaatCTTCCACTCACTCACAGCTGCCCACTGCCATCCTACATGGTACGAGGGCTCGATACTGTCACACACCATTATGCTAAATATACGCTCACAGACCCCTGCTTTCATTTTCTTGAAATTTtcttgaaatgtgtttttggtaACTGAGTCATATCCCTGCCTTATGAGTCAGACatgtcagtttgttttcttctgtgttcAGTATCTCTCAGACGCTGTTGGTGGGTAATCTGAAATTGTGAACAGACGTTTTTACATGGCGCAcgcgtgtgtatatgtgtgcatgcgtgggtgtgtgtctgtgtgtgcgtgcgtgggtgggTGTGTCTGAAGGAGCTGGACATTCCTGCTGTTGTTTGTGCTTCAGCAAGGTCACGTACTgtagcatctgtgtgtgtgtgtgtgtgtgtgtgtgtgtgtttctacaaaGGAGAAGGTCTTTCCTGctttccctcccccccacacacacacctccctccctttcATCCCCTTTTTCCTGTTATCCCTCCatcctttcctccttccttccctacGCAAGTCCACTGCTCGTATATCTGCCCGTGTTGACGCACTCCTTCagccatcatcctcctctctgtcttcatcTATGATCTTGTCTATTTTTGGAGGCCCTATTTCAAGCTTGCCTTGCCCACTTTCCACTCTCCCCCAACTTCTTGTCAGCCCTTCCTATCCACAGCCTATACCTGCTTCCTCTATTTAGTTGAATTAAGCcatcttcttttctgtctcacatactcacacacacacggacggatgCCTATGACCTATGTAATGGTGCACTCAGTTGTCAATTTATTAGGAACAGCTAGTGAAAAGTAGTGCAGTCGAACCCAGCCGTCCTGTAATAAATCCTCCCTTCATGAAATTATAATGTTCAGTTGTATTTGAAACTGTCTATGTCGCCTACcctcattgtttttaatgagtgaACAGAATAATAGGTACACCTGTCAACAACAGCACCACATATTGTAGCCTCCAAAATGGTTGTACAGTTGAATCAACATCTCTTTAACACAATTttaacaaaaactgaacattgcACAACaatttattgcaggactgttaTACTTcttatttttgtactttcttcTAATTTAAAAGTCTAAAATGATTTTAGGGCTGTATGCATTTCTACTCTTGGTTTGGAGCAACTGTGACAAATCCAAATATCATCCCGTggattaataaatatatttctgatcATGGTTCAGATTCTGTTCTATCAGGCTGCATCGCTTTGAGCTTGGTGTTCCCAATAAACTGACAGCAGGGTGTAGAAAACGTTGCGATAGTGCCATGGAGTAACTGAGATGAGAAGCCCCTTAACGTGGAAAGGCTGTGTTTATAGATGTGGGTGTGCcggcatgagtgtgtgtatgttttgtgcACCCGTTGTGTGTTTGACTCTGTACCAGTGTGCgtgaaagtgtgtttgtcttttgatcCTCAGGATATTAAAGGGATGAAgggttcagtgtgtgtatgcagaTACAGTTTATAGTAAATCTCTGTCATGTTACTGCCATGTCTGAGAATCAAAGCCTGTATGGAGAATGTAGAAAAAGCAAGAGAGACCACCCGCGCTCCACGATGGAGGTGGGTTCGGGTTTGTTTGTCATATGAGGCCCCCGGTTAGACACATCAGGAGGTGGGAGTACTCAGTATCAGTTCatgcctctgtgtctgtgtgtgtgtgtgtgtgtgtgtgtgtgtgtgtgtgtgtgtgtgtgtgtgtgtgtgtgtgtgtgtgtgtgtgtgtgtgtgtgtgtgtgtgtgtgtgtgtgtgtgtgtgtgtgtgtgtgtgtgtgtgtgtgtgtgtgtgtgtgtgtgtgtgtgagtgtgagagagagagagagagagagagcgcgtgagagagagagagagcgcgtgagagcgggtgagagagagagagagagcgggtgagagagagagagagagagcgggtgAGAGAGAGCGGGTGAGCGTGGAAGAAAGGGTTAAGAGCATGAGGACACtcactgagcactttattaggaacaccatcTTCCTCCCTTTGCTCCGAAAACAGCCTCAGCTCTTTGTGGTTTGGATtccacaagatgttggaaacatCACCTTTTAGACTTCGGTCCATGTTGCATCATTTCCGGCGATTTGTCTGCATTGTTTcattcaaaactaaataaacaatCTCGAGCATCTATAATTTTAGCCTGTACTCTCTGTGAGTCCATCCTCTGATCCTCTTCCCATCTCCTCGTCTGTTTCCAGGGAAACCATTTGGAAGCTGCGAGTAGACTACCTGCAGGAGAGAGTACTCAGCCAGTGGGAGAGCTTCACCATATGGAACGCTGGGAAACAGGGCCGGAAGCTGTACCGGTGCCTGAGTTGGGCCAATCAGAAAAAAGTATGTTACCTTCACACGTGACATGTGGACCAAACTATATTTTTCTACCTGTTTTTGGATTCCCAGTGGATGGAACTGTTGGAAGAAGTTGCTGTATGTGAGCGTGTGCCAGCATCCATCATCTTTCTGATCTGTTCTATCAGGTCAAAGCTTTCTGTGATGTGGATTACAACAAGATCCAGAAAGGCTTTTACACTTATGAAGAATCTAAGGTGAGCTCCACAACGCCGGACAGCAACTATAACATGTGTATTGTGATTGAATGTCACAATAAGCACGGACGTCATCAAGCCAATGACATTTGGTTAAAAGCAACTTCCAAAAATAATGCTTAACCAGCCTCTTTATTCCAGTGAGTTTCTATACACTGATGAATGGTTTGtgcatctctctttctgttgaTATCCTTGCAGGAAATACCGAAGCCAAAAGTCCCGATCCTGCACTACAGAGCTGCCTCCGCCCCCTTCATCATCTGTGTTAAACTGGTGAGCAGAAATCGTGTTGGTttgttgtatgtttgtttgcCGTTTCTGACCGAATGTCCCTCAGGTCTGTAATCTAAGTTAATGACATAATAATCAAGGGCGTGTGTCCGGCAcaggacatcacacacacacacacacacacacacacacacacacccacacactgagGAGGCGTCAGGAACTGGGTCGAGACAACAGCCTGATATTTGATCACATGGTGCTTGTACAAACATCTGATGTTTTTGCCAGTGCAAAGTTTATACATGTTTTGGGTTATAGATCATACTCAAAATTATATTCAACACTGTTGATAAGCCTTTTACTAAGATATAGATATTCTGTTTTTATCAatccctttattttttaatatacacacacacggctgttCAGGCAGCCAAATCTCTAATTGCCTATTTAAAACTCAGCCAGACTCAGACATCAAATCTAGAGTGACCCCACCTACGGGGGCTGCTAATTGCTCAATTATGGGAACTGGTAGAAGTAATCAGAAGACAAGGAGACCTGGACTCtatcttgctctctctctctctctttctttaagaaacacactcacacacagacacctggACTCGATCTCACAAGTTTCAAACCCAGATGTCAAATAACTATAATCAACACATATTCATTTGAACTTTTCTCATAGGCCAGGGTTGGACCTAATTTACTGTAGGTCAGTCTGAATCACTATAGTCTCTATATAACCTTTGGCATTAGGTCAGTGCAGTTAAAATACACAGCAGAGGACAATGAGGACAAGTTTAGCCAACAGCCAAAATGATAATGCCTCCACcgtgttttctcctcctgtcattTCTCACATACTATACTGTTTCATCTGCAGGACATGACGGGAGGTGTTCTGGAGCAGAACCTTAACTCTTTGCAGCTGAAGGAAGGAACCGATTACTACCATTTCAACTAATTGCTTGGgtagacgaagaagaggaaccCTGGAGCTGTAACAGCCAGAGGAAAGCATGGAAGTGGGTTACTTACTACATACTCACAAACTGAGAGACAGGCAGGTAATAAGAGGAAAAGAGCGATCGCTGGAACAGAGAGGATTTCTCGGCCTCACACCTGAACCACAGCACAGTTACATTTGGCTGCTTTCAGAGAACCTTAAACCAagagtttgatattttggggtaatccactcactcactttctcaTTGAGAGTTAGATGATGAGATTGATGTCACTCTCGTATCTGAATCGTTAAATCTGAACCTGCAGCTAGGAGATGCTGAGCTTAGCTCAAAGACTGGAAAgtattgcat is drawn from Scophthalmus maximus strain ysfricsl-2021 chromosome 8, ASM2237912v1, whole genome shotgun sequence and contains these coding sequences:
- the b3gntl1 gene encoding UDP-GlcNAc:betaGal beta-1,3-N-acetylglucosaminyltransferase-like protein 1 isoform X1, which gives rise to MEPPKRLRTTAGDAETPSGERGEAGSAVDVSVVMPVYNASCWLDECLQAISEQDFTGSMELSVYDDASTDDSRIVVEGWRERLEARGISVLISGHSSAQPRGVGYAKNKAISQSCGKYLCFQDADDVMLHQRVRLQYEVSVLHPNSLIGCRVQRLPEGSTERYTRWINTISQDQLVTQVFTSHGPTVVMPTWFCSKNWFLKVGPFDEGGKGVPEDLLFFYQSLRRGGGLSRVDQCLLVYRYHEKAATHSVTEETIWKLRVDYLQERVLSQWESFTIWNAGKQGRKLYRCLSWANQKKVKAFCDVDYNKIQKGFYTYEESKEIPKPKVPILHYRAASAPFIICVKLDMTGGVLEQNLNSLQLKEGTDYYHFN
- the b3gntl1 gene encoding UDP-GlcNAc:betaGal beta-1,3-N-acetylglucosaminyltransferase-like protein 1 isoform X2, whose product is MPVYNASCWLDECLQAISEQDFTGSMELSVYDDASTDDSRIVVEGWRERLEARGISVLISGHSSAQPRGVGYAKNKAISQSCGKYLCFQDADDVMLHQRVRLQYEVSVLHPNSLIGCRVQRLPEGSTERYTRWINTISQDQLVTQVFTSHGPTVVMPTWFCSKNWFLKVGPFDEGGKGVPEDLLFFYQSLRRGGGLSRVDQCLLVYRYHEKAATHSVTEETIWKLRVDYLQERVLSQWESFTIWNAGKQGRKLYRCLSWANQKKVKAFCDVDYNKIQKGFYTYEESKEIPKPKVPILHYRAASAPFIICVKLDMTGGVLEQNLNSLQLKEGTDYYHFN